GAGTTTTTACCTGCAAGGGCTACATTATCCCCTTTTTTTATACCCTTAAAAGATAGATATCTTGATATTTTATTTATAATTACATTGGATTCTTTATATGTTAATGTAAACTCGTTAGGATTAAAAATAGTGAATGCCCTATTATTGGGAAATTCATCAGTAGTAATGTCAAACATTTCTGGTATTGTTGGCCACTCTCCTGCTATTTTATCTCCTTTATATTTGTCTAATTTTTTCCATGGACTGTACATTTATCACCTCGTTAACAAACAATATAATTCTATTTCCCTAATTTGACAAATATGTTTAAAAAAAAATATTCTTGTATTCTATAAATAGTGTTAATACAATTACTTTATGAGTAAAATAATTGTTGTAGATGATGATAAAACTCAAACTGTGTTAGTAAAAACTATTTTAACTAAATATTACCATGAAGTAATATGTTATAATGATCCAAGATTTATGTTAACAGAATATTTTCAAGGTAAAGCCGATCTAATATTATCTGATATTCATATGCCACACCTTAATGGATTAGAACTATTTAAAGCTATAAGAGTTAAAGATAAAGATATTCCATTTATAATATTTACATCTAATAATGATATAAAAAGTGTTATTGAACACTTTGAAAAGGGTATTTCCGATTATTTAATAAAACCTATTCTTTCCGATGACCTTATATACAGAGTATCTAGGGTAATCGATAGATCAATAATGGAGAAGAAACTCCACAAAATTGAGCTTGAAAGAGATCTTATTGAATTAGAAAAAAATAAGCTTAGTAATTGGAGAGATCTATATGCCGGAAAAGATATTAAGCAGACTAAGCAGATGATAACATATTTTACCCGTTCAATTAACTCTGGGGGAGGTTATGTCTGGCTGGATATTTTAAATGGTCTTCCAACAAATGAAGATGGAAGTCTACTATTAGATAGTGATCTTTTAAATCTTGTTACCGAGTCAGCATCTAACCAGAGAAAAGCCTTTGAGTATCTAGATTTTATTACTAATTTGCCTGAATTAAATATGGAAACTTTAGAAATTAGAAGTTTGTATCACAAAGTAAAAGATCATTTTACAAATAGACTAGAGGATCTTTTTCATAATAGTAGTAGAGAGTTATCCGTAAACCTTGGGTTAACAGAACTAGATGGAGAAGTAGAAATAGATTATGAGATGTTTATAGACATTTTTGAGGAAGTTTGTATAAATGGGATAAAATACTCTCCAAATAAGTCCAAAATATTTATTGAGGTATATAAAATTAGTAATCAAAGTCTAATGCGGTATAGTCCTCAAAAGGATACAAAAAATTGGCTTCTATTTGAAGTTCGAAACGAGGTAATACCAAAAGAGATATTGACAAATGGAGACCAGGGAGTTATTGGAATACCCTACGACTATATAGAACTAGTATTTGATATGTTCTATACAATTGAGTCCTACCCAACTACCCATCCAGAGGAAAAGTGGGCCAATGGAACTGGTTTATATATTTGCCGAAACCAAATAAATAAAATGAATGGTGGCCTAGAGTGTAAGAATATTATTGATTATACAAATGGCCAAAAGAAACCCTATGTACAATTTAAACTTTATCTACCAATCTCTAATTAAATAATAAAAGTTATCATTTTCATTAAAACCAGTAATGATTTAATATAGAAATAGGATTAAACTTAACAAAGGTGGTATCTTATATGATAATTCTTATACTTTTTGCTTTTTTATCTGGAATAATAACAATATTATCTCCCTGTATACTTCCAATGCTCCCAGTTATACTAACTGGATCGATAGGGAATAGAAGGCGTCCCTACGGTATTATTACCGGCTTTATAATTAGCTTTGTAGTTTTTACCCTATCTTTAACATTCCTAGTGGATTTTTTAAATGTTCCTACTAATACCCTTAGAACCGTAGCCTATATAAGCTTAATATTATTTGGTCTTATAATGCTTACTCCAAAGCTAAAAGAAACTTTTGAAATTTTAGTCTCCCTAATCAATAGAGGTGGAGACCATAAGAAGAGAGATGGATTTAGTGGTGGTTTTTTTATAGGCCTAACACTAGGAATTATTTGGACTCCATGTGTTGGACCAATAATGGCCTCTGTTATTACACTTGCTGCTACTCAAAATGTAAATTTAGACTCTGTATTTATAATTCTATCCTACTCTATAGGAACTGCACTACCTATGCTTGCGGTTATATATGGAGGAAAAGCAATTATTACAAAAGTACCTTTTTTAACTAGAAATCCTGAAAAACTAGAGAGATTTTTTGGAATAATTATGATTATAGTAGGGATATCTATAGCTTTTAATCTAGATAGGCAGTTTCAGAACAGGATTTTGAATCTATTTCCCAACTACGGCAGTGGTCTTACGGCCTTTGAAAATAGTGATATTGTACAAAATGCCCTTGGTAATAATCTAGAAGATAGTGGTGATTTTAGAACTTCTAAAGAGCCTGAAAAAGGGAAACTTGGATATTATGGTTTAGCTCCCGAACCTCTTTTAGGCCTTAAAGGGAGTGTTGTTATAGTCGATTTTTGGACTTATAGCTGTGTGAATTGTGTTAGAACTATCCCCTATCTTAGATCATGGTATGAGAATTATAAGGGTTTAGGGTTGGAGATAGTTGGTGTTCATACCCCAGAGTTTGTCTTTGAAAGGGATAAAAATAACGTTGATAAAGCTGTTAAAGATTTAGGAATTACATGGCCTGTAATACAAGATAATGACTACTCAATTTGGAACTCCTATAACAATAGATACTGGCCTGCAAAATATTTTATAGATATAAATGGAGTTGTTAGATATTTTCACTTTGGGGAAGGTGATTATGAAACATCAGAAAAGGTTATTAGAGCACTGCTTATAGAGGCTGGTGTTGAAATTGATAACAAACCAACAAATATGTTGGAAGAGGAAAATCAGAGTAATACACCTGAAATTTATCTTGGATATAGTCGATCTAGGGGTTTTAAATCGGTTGAGAAAATATTAGCAGATAAGAGTAGATTCTACTCTTTAGTTAGTAATTTAGAAAATGGTATGTGGAGTTTAAGTGGTAACTGGTTAATAACAGAAGAGTATATTATTCCCCAGGATAGTGGGGATTTAGTACTAAATTTCTTCTCAAAAGATCTCTATATAGTCATTGAACCTGAGGGAACTAGTGGTTTTATAGAAGTATACCTTAATAATGAAAAAGTTCAGGAAATTAGACCTACACAGAGCAGATTATATAAACTTTTAGAGTTGGATAATAGTGGTTCAAACACACTAAGATTGAGGGTAGATGGCCCTTGAGGCTGTTTGCATTTACATTTGGATAAGTATCCTAGGAGGATATAAGTATGAGAAAGTACAATATAATAGTAATTTTAATAGTAGTAGCTATTGGTTTTCCTATATTTTCAAAGGGAAACAAGGATAGTTATAAACCTGAAATAGAGGGGGTTTTACCTCCTAATACCAGTGGGGAATATATAAAACCTAGTATCAAAGAGTTACAAGAGAGGTTAACA
Above is a genomic segment from Thiospirochaeta perfilievii containing:
- a CDS encoding hybrid sensor histidine kinase/response regulator, with amino-acid sequence MSKIIVVDDDKTQTVLVKTILTKYYHEVICYNDPRFMLTEYFQGKADLILSDIHMPHLNGLELFKAIRVKDKDIPFIIFTSNNDIKSVIEHFEKGISDYLIKPILSDDLIYRVSRVIDRSIMEKKLHKIELERDLIELEKNKLSNWRDLYAGKDIKQTKQMITYFTRSINSGGGYVWLDILNGLPTNEDGSLLLDSDLLNLVTESASNQRKAFEYLDFITNLPELNMETLEIRSLYHKVKDHFTNRLEDLFHNSSRELSVNLGLTELDGEVEIDYEMFIDIFEEVCINGIKYSPNKSKIFIEVYKISNQSLMRYSPQKDTKNWLLFEVRNEVIPKEILTNGDQGVIGIPYDYIELVFDMFYTIESYPTTHPEEKWANGTGLYICRNQINKMNGGLECKNIIDYTNGQKKPYVQFKLYLPISN
- a CDS encoding cytochrome c biogenesis protein CcdA, which gives rise to MIILILFAFLSGIITILSPCILPMLPVILTGSIGNRRRPYGIITGFIISFVVFTLSLTFLVDFLNVPTNTLRTVAYISLILFGLIMLTPKLKETFEILVSLINRGGDHKKRDGFSGGFFIGLTLGIIWTPCVGPIMASVITLAATQNVNLDSVFIILSYSIGTALPMLAVIYGGKAIITKVPFLTRNPEKLERFFGIIMIIVGISIAFNLDRQFQNRILNLFPNYGSGLTAFENSDIVQNALGNNLEDSGDFRTSKEPEKGKLGYYGLAPEPLLGLKGSVVIVDFWTYSCVNCVRTIPYLRSWYENYKGLGLEIVGVHTPEFVFERDKNNVDKAVKDLGITWPVIQDNDYSIWNSYNNRYWPAKYFIDINGVVRYFHFGEGDYETSEKVIRALLIEAGVEIDNKPTNMLEEENQSNTPEIYLGYSRSRGFKSVEKILADKSRFYSLVSNLENGMWSLSGNWLITEEYIIPQDSGDLVLNFFSKDLYIVIEPEGTSGFIEVYLNNEKVQEIRPTQSRLYKLLELDNSGSNTLRLRVDGP